In a genomic window of Bordetella petrii:
- a CDS encoding ABC transporter substrate-binding protein, protein MKNLNCVLTAVTLATASLTSGAAFGQDTKTLILGVSAPMSGAAATWGLGQEWTAKQAAKEINDAGGVKIGGTNYKFEVRAYDNKYNAAEGTKVAQNIVNRDKSRYVVGSIGTAPILALQSLTERNQVILFTSAWGKTVKGPTKPYTLTQSTTPFEILEPLYAYVKAKHGSIKTVAMLNPNDATGKETEPVAQKAWEKLGVKVVSVNWYERGTTQFQPIAQKLAAVKPDVIDLGVAPPADAGVLFRELAVLGWDGVKVQPVGTGAAQLVDIGGQAANGVYMGFSGDYAGQQATSKQRELNEGMKKAVGESLNPLQLAPYDSVYALKAGMEAAQSIEPAEILKVMPKIVFDTSYGKTAFGGEATYGSPQQMLIPVMITQIQDGKLVEVERVVPEELQKRLAQGK, encoded by the coding sequence ATGAAGAACCTCAACTGCGTTCTTACGGCTGTGACTTTGGCGACGGCGTCGCTCACGTCCGGCGCCGCATTCGGACAGGACACCAAGACCTTGATATTGGGCGTATCCGCGCCGATGTCAGGCGCCGCTGCAACGTGGGGGCTTGGACAGGAATGGACCGCCAAGCAGGCCGCCAAGGAAATCAATGACGCCGGCGGCGTGAAGATCGGCGGCACCAACTATAAATTTGAAGTCCGTGCCTACGACAACAAATACAACGCCGCGGAAGGGACCAAGGTCGCGCAGAACATCGTGAATCGCGACAAATCCCGCTACGTGGTCGGCAGCATCGGCACCGCGCCGATTCTGGCTTTGCAGTCGCTCACCGAGCGGAACCAGGTCATTCTGTTCACCTCGGCCTGGGGCAAGACCGTCAAGGGACCAACCAAGCCCTACACCTTGACCCAATCGACCACGCCGTTCGAAATCCTGGAACCCCTGTATGCCTACGTAAAGGCCAAACACGGCTCCATCAAGACCGTTGCCATGCTCAATCCCAACGACGCGACCGGCAAGGAGACCGAACCGGTCGCCCAGAAGGCTTGGGAAAAGCTTGGCGTGAAGGTGGTGTCAGTCAACTGGTACGAACGCGGCACCACGCAATTCCAGCCCATTGCGCAAAAACTCGCGGCGGTGAAGCCGGACGTCATTGACCTGGGCGTTGCTCCCCCGGCCGATGCAGGCGTGCTCTTCCGCGAACTGGCCGTACTCGGATGGGACGGTGTCAAGGTTCAGCCGGTGGGCACGGGGGCAGCGCAGCTCGTGGACATTGGCGGTCAAGCAGCTAACGGGGTGTACATGGGCTTTTCGGGCGATTACGCCGGACAGCAGGCAACCAGCAAGCAACGTGAGCTCAACGAAGGCATGAAAAAGGCCGTCGGGGAATCACTCAACCCGCTGCAGCTCGCACCCTACGACTCTGTGTACGCCCTCAAGGCGGGCATGGAAGCCGCGCAAAGCATCGAACCTGCCGAGATTCTGAAGGTCATGCCCAAGATCGTCTTTGACACGTCGTACGGCAAGACGGCGTTCGGTGGCGAGGCGACCTACGGTTCGCCTCAGCAGATGCTCATCCCGGTCATGATCACGCAGATTCAAGACGGAAAGCTCGTGGAAGTTGAGCGCGTGGTGCCGGAAGAGCTGCAAAAGCGCCTGGCGCAAGGCAAGTAA
- a CDS encoding NAD(P)-dependent oxidoreductase yields the protein MKSIKTVAFIGAGNMGAPMARCVRRGGFDLIICDRSAAVRESFAREGVATTSEVKDCAGADAIIVLLANDAQITDALLGDGGLVHAIPSGHQPIVCMMSTTLPATLRTLEAPLAVAGAHLLDAPVSGGVVGAQEGTLTIMVGGAVSDAELARPLMQAMGSRIFHCGALGSAQVAKIINNMVCVANIYLTAEAIELAQAHGVSLESFAPILDVSTGRNFLTANAALGRAQFRAWSPTEDAYPDIHRIVAKDLHLALALSEQAGIAPGLLKQVSSYVDNHGPNEATRWTSAGRTPQSG from the coding sequence ATGAAATCCATCAAGACAGTCGCCTTCATCGGCGCCGGCAACATGGGTGCGCCAATGGCGCGCTGCGTTCGGCGTGGAGGTTTTGACCTCATCATCTGCGACCGCAGTGCCGCCGTACGCGAGAGCTTTGCCCGTGAAGGCGTCGCCACAACTTCTGAAGTGAAGGATTGCGCTGGAGCGGACGCGATCATTGTGCTGCTCGCCAATGACGCTCAAATTACAGACGCCCTGCTTGGCGACGGCGGACTGGTTCACGCCATTCCCAGCGGCCACCAGCCCATCGTGTGCATGATGAGCACCACGCTGCCCGCTACCCTGCGCACGCTGGAGGCGCCGCTCGCTGTAGCCGGCGCCCACCTGCTCGACGCGCCGGTGAGCGGCGGCGTCGTGGGCGCACAAGAAGGAACGCTCACGATCATGGTGGGCGGAGCCGTATCCGACGCCGAACTGGCCAGGCCATTGATGCAGGCTATGGGTAGCCGAATTTTCCACTGCGGCGCGTTGGGATCTGCGCAGGTCGCCAAGATCATCAACAACATGGTCTGCGTGGCAAATATCTATTTGACCGCTGAAGCCATCGAACTGGCTCAGGCGCATGGCGTTTCCCTTGAGAGCTTCGCGCCCATCCTGGACGTCAGTACCGGAAGGAACTTTCTGACTGCCAACGCGGCCCTGGGCCGCGCGCAATTCCGCGCGTGGTCGCCGACGGAAGACGCCTACCCGGACATCCACCGAATCGTCGCGAAGGATCTGCACCTGGCCTTGGCACTGAGCGAGCAGGCAGGCATTGCGCCCGGACTGCTCAAGCAGGTGTCGAGCTACGTGGACAACCACGGCCCCAACGAGGCCACGCGCTGGACCAGCGCCGGACGTACACCTCAGTCGGGCTAA
- a CDS encoding enoyl-CoA hydratase/isomerase family protein: MTENLRYQNYTAIEFDRPLDRVLRLTLNNPERMNSLDSRGHAELAEVWREIDTDPEVSAVIIRGAGRAFSAGGDFRMLEEINDDFKARARVWREARDLVYNIINCSKPIVSAIHGPAVGAGLVAALLADISIAAKSARIVDGHTKLGVPAGDHAAIIWPLLCGMAKAKYHLMLCEPVSGAQAEALGLVSLCVEDDALQDKALEIAGKLAAGAPGAMRWTKYALNNWLRQAGPIFDTSLALEFMGFGSPEAREGVSALQERRAPRFDLDLGV, translated from the coding sequence ATGACAGAAAACCTTCGTTATCAGAACTACACGGCGATTGAATTCGACCGTCCGCTTGACCGTGTTCTGCGCCTGACGCTGAACAACCCCGAGCGCATGAATTCCCTGGATTCCCGGGGGCACGCCGAACTGGCGGAGGTATGGCGCGAGATCGACACCGATCCCGAGGTCAGCGCCGTGATCATCCGCGGAGCCGGGCGTGCGTTCTCGGCTGGTGGTGATTTCCGCATGCTCGAAGAGATCAACGACGATTTCAAGGCCAGGGCCCGTGTCTGGCGAGAAGCCCGAGACCTGGTCTACAACATCATCAACTGTTCGAAACCTATCGTCTCCGCCATTCATGGCCCGGCGGTGGGCGCGGGTCTGGTGGCGGCTCTGCTGGCCGACATCTCGATTGCAGCGAAATCGGCCCGCATTGTGGACGGCCACACCAAGCTGGGCGTCCCCGCAGGCGACCATGCGGCCATCATCTGGCCCTTGCTTTGCGGGATGGCCAAGGCCAAATACCACCTGATGTTGTGCGAACCCGTGAGCGGCGCGCAGGCCGAAGCGCTGGGTCTCGTGTCGTTGTGCGTTGAGGACGACGCGCTTCAAGACAAAGCCCTTGAGATCGCCGGGAAGCTCGCGGCAGGCGCGCCGGGTGCGATGCGGTGGACCAAGTACGCCCTGAACAATTGGCTGCGTCAGGCCGGACCCATTTTCGATACCTCGCTGGCGCTGGAGTTCATGGGCTTCGGAAGCCCCGAGGCGCGGGAGGGAGTGAGCGCATTGCAAGAGCGCCGCGCTCCCCGGTTCGACCTGGACCTGGGTGTCTAG
- a CDS encoding LysR family transcriptional regulator produces MDTHPEWNDLKVFLAVARLGTISDAGEKLGIEHSTVSRRIDRLEATLRVVLFDRRRSGYSLTDAGHALIPHAEKMESALLAAVGESLEAADFIKGNVRVGTPEAFGIHVLAPGMAQLRQKHPGLRIELMAQPQFPSLVTREVEILVTLDPPQMGRYKVAKLAQIDYFLYCSPAYRDAHPPIRELSDVAQHDFLDYIHDGSVSERYRVLEELVLEPNRCFSSNSVLAQRSAAAAGLGLVLLTPYVANVNSGDLISVFPDKPLITRSLWIAAPEDLLRIKRYQFAWRFIREQVESQPELFHPPA; encoded by the coding sequence ATGGATACGCACCCCGAATGGAACGACCTCAAAGTTTTTCTGGCTGTCGCACGGCTGGGCACGATCTCCGATGCGGGGGAGAAGCTCGGGATCGAGCACTCCACTGTTTCGCGGCGGATCGACCGGCTGGAAGCGACCTTGCGCGTGGTCTTGTTTGACCGACGCCGCAGCGGCTATTCGCTGACCGATGCTGGCCATGCGCTGATTCCTCACGCGGAAAAAATGGAAAGCGCGCTGTTGGCCGCTGTGGGAGAAAGCCTGGAGGCGGCCGACTTCATCAAAGGCAATGTTCGCGTTGGAACACCGGAAGCATTTGGTATCCACGTGCTTGCCCCGGGGATGGCGCAGTTGCGCCAGAAACATCCCGGACTGCGCATTGAACTGATGGCCCAGCCCCAATTCCCCAGCCTTGTGACCAGGGAAGTCGAAATCCTGGTGACGCTTGATCCGCCGCAGATGGGGCGATACAAGGTCGCGAAGCTGGCGCAGATCGACTACTTCCTTTATTGCTCTCCTGCCTACCGGGACGCCCATCCTCCAATACGTGAACTCAGCGACGTCGCTCAGCACGATTTCCTGGACTACATCCATGATGGTTCGGTCAGTGAGCGCTATCGCGTGCTTGAAGAGCTCGTCCTGGAACCGAATCGATGTTTCAGCTCGAACAGCGTGCTTGCACAGCGCTCGGCCGCAGCGGCTGGGCTGGGGCTTGTCTTGCTTACGCCCTATGTCGCAAACGTGAATAGCGGCGACCTCATCAGCGTTTTTCCTGATAAGCCCCTCATTACGCGGAGCTTATGGATTGCGGCGCCCGAAGATCTGCTGCGGATCAAACGCTACCAGTTCGCTTGGCGATTTATCCGTGAACAGGTCGAATCGCAGCCGGAGCTGTTCCACCCGCCCGCTTGA
- a CDS encoding CoA transferase subunit A: protein MRKIYGDVADALDGVITNGQTIAVGGFGLCGIPSALIEGMRDSGVGNLTCISNNAGVDDFGLGLLLQSRQVKRMIASYVGENKEFERQYLSGELELEFNPQGTLAERLRAGGAGIPAFFTRTGVGTVVEEGKETRQFGGQTYIMELALRPDVSLVKAKRADRAGNLVFARTARNFNPDVAMAGAVTIAEVEELVEEGEIDPDDVHLPGIFVDRIVVVPNPEKRIERKSFRSRPQ from the coding sequence ATGAGAAAGATATATGGAGATGTGGCCGACGCCCTGGACGGGGTCATCACGAACGGCCAAACGATAGCTGTCGGGGGTTTCGGCCTGTGCGGCATTCCTTCAGCATTGATAGAAGGGATGCGTGACAGCGGCGTCGGCAATCTGACTTGCATCAGCAACAACGCTGGCGTTGATGACTTCGGTCTGGGGCTACTACTGCAGTCGCGCCAGGTGAAGCGCATGATCGCGTCGTACGTTGGCGAGAACAAGGAATTCGAAAGACAGTACTTGAGTGGCGAACTGGAGCTGGAGTTCAACCCTCAAGGGACGCTTGCGGAGCGTTTGCGCGCAGGCGGCGCCGGAATTCCCGCGTTTTTCACCAGGACTGGCGTCGGCACTGTCGTCGAGGAAGGCAAAGAGACCAGGCAGTTCGGTGGCCAGACCTACATCATGGAGTTGGCGCTCCGGCCGGATGTCTCGCTGGTGAAAGCAAAGCGTGCAGATCGAGCAGGCAACCTTGTCTTTGCACGCACAGCTCGAAACTTCAATCCCGACGTGGCAATGGCGGGAGCGGTGACGATCGCCGAAGTGGAAGAACTGGTGGAAGAGGGCGAGATCGATCCTGACGATGTGCATCTGCCAGGAATCTTCGTCGATCGTATCGTCGTCGTACCCAACCCGGAAAAGCGCATCGAGCGCAAGAGTTTCCGTTCACGGCCGCAGTAA
- a CDS encoding CoA transferase subunit B, translating to MAWTHDQMAARAAQELHDGDYVNLGIGLPTKVVQYVPDGMQVWLQSENGLIGIGPPPYEDEIDPDLIDAAKQTVTTAPGASICSSSMSFAMIRGGHMDLTILGAMQVSAQGDLANWMIPGKMVKGMGGAMDLVGGARRVIVLMEHNTRDGAMKILDQCSLPLTGRSVVHRIISDLAVMDITDEGLVVKELAPGVTREALQEKSEPRLVFALG from the coding sequence ATGGCTTGGACACATGACCAAATGGCAGCGCGCGCCGCACAGGAACTGCACGACGGCGACTACGTGAATCTGGGAATAGGCTTACCCACGAAAGTGGTGCAATACGTGCCTGACGGCATGCAAGTATGGTTGCAGTCCGAAAACGGACTGATCGGCATCGGGCCGCCCCCTTATGAGGACGAAATCGACCCGGACCTTATCGACGCGGCCAAGCAGACGGTGACAACAGCGCCTGGCGCATCCATCTGTTCGTCTTCCATGTCGTTCGCCATGATCCGAGGCGGCCATATGGACCTTACGATCCTGGGAGCCATGCAGGTCAGCGCGCAGGGAGACCTTGCAAACTGGATGATCCCCGGCAAGATGGTCAAAGGCATGGGCGGGGCCATGGATCTTGTTGGTGGCGCGCGCCGGGTCATTGTGCTCATGGAACACAACACGCGTGACGGTGCGATGAAAATTCTGGATCAGTGCTCTTTGCCGCTGACCGGTCGTAGCGTGGTGCACAGGATCATTTCCGACCTGGCGGTGATGGACATCACCGACGAAGGGCTGGTTGTAAAAGAGCTGGCGCCCGGCGTTACGCGCGAGGCATTGCAGGAAAAGTCGGAGCCTCGCCTGGTGTTTGCACTCGGATAG
- a CDS encoding gamma-glutamylcyclotransferase — MLTRDLFDSGSYVDLLAGTADQPAWTMEAIEQSMRDTLSGRVSGEAVWLFAYGSLMWNPVIDAEEQQLATLGGWHRSFCLRLSAGRATPAVPGRMLALREGEECRGLAFRLAEDTLLDELRLVWIREMVHGLYRPVWAQARLADGRRVSVIAFVAETTHPQYRATDELNAVAADVAMASGPLGSNREYLTRLDDALARWGIHDPHVSDLVQRVKVRVW; from the coding sequence ATGCTGACTCGCGACCTCTTCGATAGTGGCAGTTACGTCGACTTGCTTGCCGGCACGGCTGATCAACCTGCGTGGACGATGGAGGCCATTGAACAGTCGATGCGAGACACCTTATCCGGACGAGTGTCGGGCGAGGCCGTTTGGCTATTTGCCTATGGCTCGCTGATGTGGAATCCGGTGATCGACGCAGAAGAACAGCAACTGGCAACGCTTGGCGGATGGCACCGTAGTTTCTGCCTACGCTTGAGCGCCGGCCGAGCGACGCCGGCGGTCCCGGGACGCATGCTGGCGCTGCGGGAAGGTGAAGAGTGCCGCGGCCTTGCTTTCCGGCTGGCGGAAGATACGTTGCTCGACGAACTACGCCTGGTGTGGATCCGTGAAATGGTGCACGGGCTGTATCGGCCAGTCTGGGCGCAAGCACGTTTGGCGGATGGGCGTCGGGTTTCGGTCATCGCTTTCGTCGCCGAAACGACGCACCCCCAATATCGTGCGACAGATGAACTCAACGCGGTTGCCGCCGATGTCGCCATGGCAAGCGGCCCACTCGGGAGTAATCGTGAATATTTGACTCGTCTGGACGACGCGCTCGCCCGCTGGGGGATCCACGACCCACATGTGAGCGACCTTGTGCAGCGGGTCAAGGTGCGAGTTTGGTAA
- a CDS encoding LLM class flavin-dependent oxidoreductase produces MTALSVLDLVMIGEGKDLATAIGESKQLAQHVEQHGYTRYWIAEHHDMPGIGSAATSLIIDQIAAVTSRICVGSGGIMLPNHAPLAVAEQFGTLNALYPGRIDLGMGRAPGSGGAAVRALRRSGIENDFAEDVTEVMDYLANNGRRPAHGVPGVHDVPVWILGSSMFGAQLAAAMGLPYAFASHFAPRMLDQAVDYYRKNFRPSKWLAAPYVMVGVNIFAADSNEEADFLASSHRQWMLNLHMGRLGLLPRPVEGYVESLPENERRVLDEVLAMTVAGDQQKVSAWIEGVVQRTGADELMIDSRIYDPEQRCRSHELVARAIR; encoded by the coding sequence ATGACAGCCTTATCCGTTCTCGACCTCGTGATGATCGGCGAGGGAAAAGACCTTGCCACCGCAATCGGGGAGTCCAAACAGCTCGCACAGCACGTGGAGCAACACGGATACACGCGCTACTGGATCGCCGAGCATCACGACATGCCCGGCATCGGCTCCGCGGCGACGTCGCTCATTATCGATCAGATCGCCGCGGTAACTTCTCGGATCTGCGTGGGCTCGGGCGGCATCATGCTCCCCAACCATGCCCCCCTTGCCGTTGCAGAACAGTTTGGCACCTTGAACGCCCTCTACCCCGGCCGGATCGACCTCGGCATGGGACGCGCTCCAGGCAGCGGCGGCGCCGCCGTTCGTGCTTTGCGGCGTAGTGGCATCGAGAATGACTTTGCCGAAGACGTCACTGAAGTGATGGACTACCTGGCCAACAACGGCCGGCGTCCTGCCCATGGTGTGCCCGGTGTTCACGATGTGCCGGTCTGGATTTTGGGCTCGAGCATGTTTGGCGCCCAACTCGCTGCAGCGATGGGCCTGCCTTATGCCTTTGCTTCCCACTTCGCACCCAGGATGCTTGATCAGGCGGTCGACTACTACCGAAAGAACTTTCGTCCGTCGAAGTGGCTGGCGGCGCCCTACGTGATGGTTGGCGTGAACATATTCGCCGCAGACTCGAATGAAGAGGCGGATTTTCTTGCGAGCTCCCACCGCCAATGGATGCTCAATCTGCACATGGGCCGGCTTGGCTTGCTGCCGCGCCCGGTGGAGGGTTATGTGGAGAGCCTGCCTGAGAACGAACGCCGCGTGCTTGACGAGGTTCTCGCCATGACGGTGGCAGGCGATCAGCAAAAAGTGAGCGCCTGGATCGAGGGCGTGGTGCAGCGCACCGGTGCAGACGAGCTGATGATAGACAGCCGGATCTACGACCCGGAGCAACGGTGCCGCTCCCACGAACTGGTCGCACGGGCGATTCGCTGA
- a CDS encoding alkene reductase, with translation MNPLFSSYQLGALTLSNRVVMAPMTRARALDSVPSPSMAEYYAQRASAGLIITESAQVSPQGRGYLCTPGIHTPAQIAGWRRVTDAVHSKGGRIFIQLWHVGRLSHHSLLPNGQSPVAPVAVQAEDSLVQGYDDAGEPAQVPASLPQALDIAGIRRIIADFRQAAQNAIEAGFDGVEIHAGNGFLFEQFINAGLNTREDQYGGPTIANRLRLLLETVDAVSSAIGPERVGVRVSPFAHLGDLHAFDSDKATWIGLAGALCQREIAYLHASHLGSAQFQGDIRRAFGGTFVLAGGFTAQTAEEALVAGDADLVVFGRPFIANPDLVERFRQGWPLAEAGKEAFYGGDERGYTDYPPYRAQQQAA, from the coding sequence ATGAATCCCCTCTTCTCTTCGTACCAGTTGGGCGCTCTGACGCTTTCAAACCGCGTGGTCATGGCTCCCATGACCCGCGCGCGAGCACTGGACTCTGTGCCCTCACCCAGCATGGCCGAGTACTACGCCCAGCGCGCGAGCGCAGGATTGATCATTACTGAAAGTGCTCAGGTTTCTCCGCAAGGCCGCGGCTATTTATGCACGCCCGGTATCCATACGCCTGCACAGATCGCCGGATGGCGCCGGGTCACCGATGCGGTCCACAGCAAGGGCGGCCGGATTTTTATCCAGCTTTGGCATGTTGGCAGGCTTTCACACCATAGCTTGCTGCCGAACGGCCAATCGCCCGTCGCTCCAGTGGCAGTGCAGGCTGAAGACTCGCTCGTTCAAGGCTACGACGATGCCGGCGAACCCGCGCAGGTGCCGGCAAGCCTTCCACAAGCCCTCGATATCGCGGGGATCCGGCGCATCATTGCGGATTTTCGGCAGGCCGCTCAAAACGCCATCGAGGCGGGGTTCGACGGTGTCGAAATCCACGCTGGCAACGGCTTCCTGTTCGAGCAGTTCATCAATGCGGGGTTGAATACACGTGAGGACCAATACGGCGGTCCAACCATCGCAAACCGGCTCAGGCTCTTGCTGGAAACGGTCGATGCCGTCTCCTCTGCAATCGGCCCCGAGCGTGTCGGCGTCCGCGTCTCTCCGTTTGCCCACTTGGGCGATTTGCACGCCTTCGACTCGGATAAGGCCACGTGGATAGGCTTGGCGGGCGCGCTTTGCCAACGCGAGATCGCGTACTTGCATGCCAGTCATCTGGGTTCGGCTCAGTTCCAAGGCGATATTCGAAGGGCTTTTGGAGGCACTTTCGTGCTGGCGGGAGGCTTTACGGCGCAGACCGCCGAAGAGGCGCTGGTCGCTGGCGACGCCGACCTCGTAGTCTTTGGCCGGCCGTTCATTGCAAACCCGGATCTCGTCGAGCGATTCCGCCAAGGATGGCCACTAGCTGAGGCCGGCAAGGAAGCGTTCTACGGCGGAGACGAACGCGGATACACAGACTATCCGCCGTACCGCGCCCAGCAGCAGGCGGCATAA
- a CDS encoding LLM class oxidoreductase: MDTPDFASLNVLTAPDLAAHPGFRRLYRPGHLTLGLILPLETHPGRPAPTMEGHVQTAQRAEALGFGALWMRDVPFHDRAYGDVAQVFEPMVYIGYLAAATKRIALGTTGIVLPTHEPMYLAKQATSLDQLSGGRMMLGLSSGDRQSDYPMLGINYDTRGERYRDAYGVLRTLTEQRFPSFRSARFGGSAGTLDLVPKPLYGRVPAIAVGTAQQSMAWIAEHMDGLLTGAVSPERLPQLAQEWTEHVAQSNPELIFKPLGLGGYLDLSADPNEPFQRIRGGFRAGRNGLSAYLDQARAAGVSHVALNPKVSRQPYSEILDELAEFVLPQHPSHD; encoded by the coding sequence ATGGACACCCCCGACTTCGCTTCATTGAACGTCCTCACGGCTCCGGACCTGGCAGCGCATCCCGGCTTTCGCCGCCTTTACCGCCCAGGCCACCTGACGCTCGGCCTGATCCTTCCGCTTGAAACGCATCCCGGTCGGCCAGCGCCCACCATGGAAGGTCATGTTCAGACGGCGCAGCGCGCTGAAGCCTTGGGCTTTGGCGCGCTCTGGATGCGCGATGTGCCGTTTCATGATCGCGCCTATGGCGACGTTGCCCAGGTTTTCGAGCCGATGGTCTACATCGGTTATCTTGCCGCCGCGACAAAGCGGATCGCCCTTGGCACGACCGGCATCGTGCTGCCCACGCACGAGCCGATGTATTTGGCCAAGCAGGCCACGTCCCTGGACCAACTGAGCGGTGGACGCATGATGCTGGGGTTGTCCTCTGGCGACCGCCAAAGCGACTATCCAATGCTGGGCATCAACTACGACACCCGGGGAGAACGCTATCGCGATGCCTACGGCGTTTTGCGCACTCTCACCGAACAGCGCTTTCCCTCATTTCGATCGGCGCGCTTCGGAGGGTCGGCTGGCACGCTGGACTTGGTGCCGAAGCCCCTGTATGGCCGCGTGCCTGCGATCGCCGTGGGCACGGCCCAGCAGAGTATGGCCTGGATCGCCGAGCACATGGATGGACTGCTGACCGGCGCGGTTTCACCCGAACGCCTCCCTCAGCTGGCGCAAGAATGGACGGAGCACGTTGCCCAGTCGAACCCGGAGCTGATATTCAAACCGCTGGGATTGGGCGGCTACCTTGACCTCAGCGCCGATCCCAACGAGCCCTTTCAACGAATCCGGGGCGGCTTTCGTGCCGGACGAAATGGCCTATCCGCATATCTCGACCAGGCGCGCGCGGCAGGCGTCTCGCACGTTGCGCTGAATCCGAAGGTCAGCCGGCAGCCCTATAGCGAAATCCTCGACGAACTCGCTGAGTTCGTGCTCCCGCAGCATCCTTCTCACGATTGA
- a CDS encoding LysR family transcriptional regulator, translating to MEPNRFGDILAFVSAVKTGSFTAAAASLGLTRSAVGKSVARLEARLGVRLMHRTTRKLNPTDEGLVVFDRWSQILEDLDEVDATMAQRRGKPGGILRLTAPLSFGQRHILPVLNAYVKTWPQIQADVWFTDRYIDLIEEGIDVAVRIGGIKDDARVLSRTIGGQQFVTCASPGYLADRGVPATPADLAQHDTIFFLSGQRPMPWRFLHDGAIEVCDGPGRMNIDSSEALREAALSGFGLIHLPTYITGKDLQRGDLVEVLEAYRPPADPIRLIYPSKRHLSPRTRTFIDLLVDQWRDGVPWERFDPSA from the coding sequence ATGGAACCCAATCGGTTCGGCGACATCCTCGCCTTCGTTTCCGCGGTGAAGACCGGCAGTTTTACCGCGGCTGCCGCCTCGCTCGGGCTGACACGGTCGGCCGTTGGAAAGAGCGTTGCGCGACTGGAGGCGCGCCTTGGCGTTCGTCTCATGCACCGCACCACACGCAAACTCAATCCAACTGACGAAGGGCTGGTCGTATTCGATCGATGGAGCCAGATTCTTGAAGACCTGGACGAAGTTGACGCAACGATGGCGCAGCGCCGCGGCAAGCCGGGGGGGATCCTGCGCTTGACTGCCCCGCTATCGTTCGGCCAGCGCCATATCCTCCCGGTGCTGAACGCGTATGTGAAGACTTGGCCGCAGATCCAGGCAGACGTCTGGTTCACCGACCGCTATATCGACTTGATTGAAGAAGGAATAGATGTGGCGGTGCGCATCGGTGGCATCAAAGACGATGCCCGCGTCCTGTCCCGAACGATCGGCGGACAGCAGTTTGTCACGTGCGCGTCACCAGGCTACTTGGCGGATCGCGGTGTGCCTGCCACGCCAGCGGATCTGGCGCAGCACGACACGATCTTTTTCCTTAGTGGTCAGCGTCCGATGCCTTGGCGCTTTCTGCATGACGGCGCGATCGAAGTATGCGACGGGCCGGGGCGTATGAACATCGACAGTTCCGAGGCGCTGCGTGAGGCGGCCTTGTCGGGATTCGGCCTTATCCATCTGCCGACTTACATCACCGGGAAGGATCTGCAGCGGGGAGATCTCGTTGAAGTCCTGGAAGCCTACCGGCCGCCGGCCGATCCCATACGGCTCATTTACCCCAGCAAGCGCCATCTGTCTCCCCGCACCCGCACCTTCATCGATCTGCTCGTGGATCAATGGCGCGACGGCGTGCCGTGGGAGCGGTTTGATCCATCGGCGTGA